In Natronococcus occultus SP4, the following proteins share a genomic window:
- a CDS encoding N-acyl homoserine lactonase family protein has product MVDATLMPIERGTITTDFNHVLEGHTVGTADDPNPEATMGDGPVYNVVIDHPEATILWDTGSHPEADSGHWPAELYAAFEHTGLRPLEDDLESAGYVLEDIDCVIQSHLHLDHAGGLYAFEGTDVPIVVHERELKHAYYSAKTDEGDEAYLAGDFDRDLNWELVHGDREQRFRDLELVRLPGHTPGLLGVRLELEDAGTVLIAGDQAYVRENYEDEHPMGGSLLWSKRAWFESLRLLEEEQRRHDATIVCGHDERDLERLREL; this is encoded by the coding sequence ATGGTCGACGCGACCCTCATGCCGATCGAGCGCGGCACGATCACGACCGACTTCAACCATGTTCTCGAGGGCCACACGGTGGGGACGGCCGACGACCCCAACCCCGAGGCGACGATGGGCGACGGCCCCGTCTATAACGTCGTGATCGATCACCCCGAGGCGACGATCCTCTGGGACACCGGCTCTCACCCCGAAGCCGATTCGGGTCACTGGCCAGCAGAGCTGTATGCCGCCTTCGAACACACCGGGCTCCGACCCCTCGAGGACGACCTCGAGTCGGCGGGGTACGTCCTCGAGGATATCGACTGCGTGATCCAGAGCCACCTCCACCTCGACCACGCGGGCGGGCTGTACGCTTTCGAGGGAACCGACGTCCCGATCGTCGTCCACGAGCGGGAGCTGAAACACGCCTACTACAGCGCCAAGACCGACGAGGGCGACGAGGCCTACCTCGCGGGCGACTTCGACCGGGACCTCAACTGGGAGCTCGTTCACGGCGACCGCGAACAGCGCTTTCGCGACCTCGAACTCGTTCGCCTGCCGGGGCATACGCCCGGTCTGCTCGGGGTTCGGCTCGAACTCGAGGACGCGGGCACCGTCCTGATCGCGGGCGACCAGGCCTACGTCCGGGAGAACTACGAGGACGAACACCCGATGGGCGGGAGTCTGCTGTGGTCCAAACGCGCCTGGTTCGAGAGCCTCCGGCTGCTCGAGGAGGAACAACGGCGCCACGACGCCACGATCGTCTGCGGGCACGACGAGCGGGATCTCGAACGGTTGCGGGAGCTGTAG
- a CDS encoding DUF368 domain-containing protein, with product MTDEQTRSARDGSSSLRDWLRIYLTGICMGGADMVPGISGGTIALVAGIYERLVTALAALDPRAFASVRSARAGQRRRRLVTILESMDVPFLLALGAGIATAVLAVSRVVPLAFERYPVAMSAFFFALMAASAIVIYRSVPVETAGQRAVGVVGAVLAFGVSGVTAAGGGGSLPVVVLAGAIAVSAMVLPGISGAAFLYVLGQYQYLMASLNDFLDAVAAVPRGGGVGPVIDTGPVIAAFVVGAVLGLLTMARAVAWALDRYRVALLVFLVGLMVGALRLPIEQAAAETIPRTPGRLAVVVLALVVGAGAVFVLDRRTDSLEYT from the coding sequence ATGACGGACGAGCAGACTCGCTCCGCGAGGGACGGATCGTCGTCGCTTCGCGACTGGCTCCGGATCTACCTCACGGGGATCTGTATGGGCGGGGCCGATATGGTGCCCGGAATCTCGGGCGGGACGATCGCGCTCGTCGCGGGGATCTACGAACGGCTCGTCACCGCGCTTGCGGCCCTCGATCCGCGCGCGTTCGCGTCGGTTCGGTCGGCGCGAGCGGGCCAGCGCCGGCGACGGCTCGTTACGATCCTCGAGTCGATGGACGTCCCCTTCCTGCTGGCACTGGGTGCCGGTATCGCGACCGCCGTCCTCGCGGTGTCGCGGGTGGTTCCCCTCGCGTTCGAGCGGTATCCCGTCGCGATGAGCGCCTTCTTCTTCGCTCTCATGGCCGCCTCGGCGATCGTCATCTACCGGAGCGTCCCCGTCGAGACGGCGGGCCAGCGCGCCGTCGGCGTCGTCGGCGCCGTCCTGGCGTTCGGCGTCAGCGGCGTGACGGCCGCCGGAGGCGGCGGAAGTCTCCCGGTCGTGGTTCTCGCCGGCGCGATCGCGGTCTCGGCGATGGTGCTCCCGGGGATCTCCGGCGCGGCGTTTCTCTACGTTCTGGGCCAGTACCAGTACCTGATGGCGTCGCTGAACGACTTTTTGGACGCCGTCGCCGCAGTTCCCCGAGGTGGCGGCGTCGGCCCCGTAATCGACACCGGTCCAGTCATCGCCGCCTTCGTGGTCGGAGCCGTCCTCGGACTGCTGACGATGGCCAGGGCAGTGGCGTGGGCGCTCGACCGGTACCGCGTCGCGTTGCTCGTCTTCTTGGTCGGGCTGATGGTCGGCGCCTTGCGGCTCCCGATCGAACAGGCTGCCGCCGAGACGATCCCCCGGACGCCGGGACGGCTCGCCGTGGTCGTCCTCGCGCTCGTCGTCGGTGCCGGCGCGGTGTTCGTCCTCGATCGGCGGACGGATTCCCTCGAGTACACGTGA
- a CDS encoding cold-shock protein, whose product MANGKVDFFNDTGGYGFISTEDADEDVFFHMEDVGGPDLEEGQDIDFDIEQAPKGPRATNVVRN is encoded by the coding sequence ATGGCAAACGGTAAGGTTGATTTCTTCAACGACACTGGCGGTTACGGTTTCATTTCGACTGAGGACGCGGACGAGGACGTTTTCTTCCACATGGAGGACGTTGGCGGCCCCGATCTCGAAGAAGGACAGGATATCGATTTCGACATCGAACAGGCCCCCAAGGGCCCGCGTGCGACCAACGTCGTCCGCAACTAA
- a CDS encoding amidase, with the protein MPIRPPSEDDVRELGEELFLDLTPDEVEFYHEQLTDNLEEYETIQAYDPEPRGPITRTRPRSPGTRLDDDEDPHNAWVTKCEVEGDAEGPLSDWEVAIKDNVAVAGVEMTCGSNVVEGYVPNADATVVSRLLEAGADIVGKANMDDMAVTRIGHTAFGPITNPRDDDYLAGGSSGGSAVAVVEGEVDAAIGSDQGGSIRIPASLCGIVGHKPTYGLVPYTGCVGLEHTIDHPGPMTPDVETAAEMLTEIAGSNAAHLRRPTDVPTERYQDALDGDVSELSVGVLEEGFDKPNGDPGVDEQVRDAIDHLEERGATVEEVSIPLHADADTIHEICTNEGLVAAMMGQGIGHGWKAWYSTSWVEAFGKFQRAQGYDFPPNLKLKLLQGLYTLSRYHSRYYAAGMNLMLELAEQYDAALEEYDVLAMPTTDVTAPEHDPDRDAFDRLLETDVPANTSPFNRTGHPAISVPAGEVDGLPIGLMLVGARFEDATVLNAGYAVEQARGEAGT; encoded by the coding sequence ATGCCAATCCGTCCGCCGTCCGAGGACGACGTCCGGGAGCTGGGCGAGGAGCTGTTCCTCGATCTCACGCCGGACGAAGTCGAGTTCTACCACGAGCAGCTCACCGACAATCTCGAGGAGTACGAGACCATCCAGGCGTACGATCCCGAGCCTCGCGGGCCGATCACGCGAACCCGGCCCCGGAGCCCGGGAACCCGGCTCGACGACGACGAGGACCCACACAACGCCTGGGTCACCAAATGTGAGGTCGAGGGCGACGCGGAGGGGCCGCTGTCGGACTGGGAGGTCGCGATCAAGGACAACGTCGCGGTCGCCGGCGTCGAGATGACCTGCGGATCGAACGTCGTCGAGGGGTACGTTCCGAACGCCGACGCGACGGTGGTCAGTCGGCTGCTCGAGGCCGGCGCCGATATCGTCGGGAAGGCAAACATGGACGACATGGCCGTCACCCGGATCGGCCATACAGCGTTCGGCCCGATCACGAACCCCCGCGACGACGACTACCTCGCGGGCGGGTCGAGCGGCGGCAGCGCGGTCGCGGTCGTCGAGGGCGAGGTCGACGCCGCGATCGGGAGCGACCAGGGCGGGAGCATCCGGATCCCCGCCTCACTGTGTGGCATCGTCGGCCACAAACCGACCTACGGGCTGGTTCCCTACACCGGCTGTGTCGGCCTCGAGCACACCATCGACCACCCGGGCCCGATGACCCCCGACGTCGAGACGGCCGCGGAGATGCTCACCGAAATCGCCGGCAGCAACGCGGCTCACCTCCGGCGGCCGACGGACGTCCCGACCGAACGCTACCAGGACGCGCTCGACGGCGACGTCTCGGAGCTCTCGGTCGGCGTCCTCGAGGAGGGGTTCGACAAACCCAACGGCGACCCGGGCGTCGACGAGCAGGTCCGGGACGCGATCGATCACCTCGAGGAGCGCGGCGCGACCGTCGAGGAGGTCTCGATCCCGCTGCATGCCGACGCCGACACGATCCACGAGATCTGTACGAACGAGGGGCTGGTGGCCGCGATGATGGGCCAGGGGATCGGCCACGGCTGGAAGGCCTGGTACAGCACCTCGTGGGTCGAGGCCTTCGGCAAGTTCCAGCGCGCACAGGGCTATGACTTCCCCCCGAACCTCAAGCTCAAGCTGCTCCAGGGGCTGTACACCCTCAGCCGCTACCACTCCCGGTACTACGCGGCCGGGATGAACCTGATGCTCGAGCTGGCCGAACAGTACGACGCGGCCCTCGAGGAGTACGACGTCCTCGCGATGCCGACGACGGACGTGACCGCGCCCGAACACGACCCTGACCGGGACGCGTTCGATCGGCTCCTCGAGACCGACGTGCCGGCCAACACCTCGCCGTTCAACCGCACCGGCCACCCCGCCATCAGCGTCCCCGCGGGCGAGGTCGACGGGCTCCCGATCGGATTGATGCTGGTCGGCGCGCGGTTCGAGGACGCGACAGTACTCAACGCCGGCTACGCGGTCGAGCAGGCCCGGGGCGAAGCCGGAACGTAG
- a CDS encoding MBL fold metallo-hydrolase, with translation MDRITLGNEEFEGRNNAYVLADGDELALVDTGVATDDIRADLRDGLAERGYEFADVDDIVLTHFHVDHAGLAGEIQRESDATVYVHEADAPLVEQDEAAVAALDDRRETLLEEWGLPEDAREELLAFLDGSVHIEGLPAEPTPIEDGTVLEVGGTTLETVHAPGHAAGLCCFEIRDGAESDRGAAADVPSRTGGEAFVGDAVLPVYTPNVGGADVRVERPLEKYAETLRSFIDREYDRVWPGHRDPIEDPSERARTILDHHRERTGNVLDVLEEHGPADAWTVSAHLFGDLEGIHIVHGPGEAYAHLDHLRHEDVVAYDDGEYRLLERPTDLEALV, from the coding sequence ATGGACAGGATCACGCTGGGGAACGAGGAGTTCGAGGGACGGAACAACGCCTACGTCCTCGCCGACGGGGACGAGCTCGCGCTGGTCGATACCGGCGTCGCGACCGACGACATCCGGGCCGACCTCCGGGACGGGCTCGCCGAACGGGGCTACGAGTTCGCCGACGTCGACGATATCGTGCTCACGCATTTTCACGTCGATCACGCGGGACTGGCCGGCGAGATTCAACGCGAGAGCGACGCGACGGTGTACGTCCACGAGGCAGACGCTCCCCTCGTCGAGCAGGACGAGGCGGCCGTCGCCGCCCTCGACGACCGCCGTGAGACGCTGCTCGAGGAGTGGGGGCTCCCCGAGGACGCCCGCGAAGAGCTGCTCGCGTTTCTCGACGGCTCGGTCCACATCGAGGGGCTGCCCGCAGAACCGACCCCCATCGAGGACGGAACCGTCCTGGAAGTCGGTGGGACGACCCTCGAGACGGTCCACGCGCCCGGCCACGCGGCTGGATTGTGCTGTTTCGAGATCCGCGACGGTGCGGAGTCGGACCGCGGAGCGGCGGCTGACGTGCCCTCACGAACCGGCGGAGAGGCGTTCGTCGGCGACGCCGTCCTCCCCGTCTACACCCCCAACGTCGGTGGCGCGGACGTTCGAGTCGAGCGCCCCCTCGAGAAGTACGCCGAGACGCTGCGGTCGTTTATCGACCGGGAGTACGACCGGGTCTGGCCGGGCCACCGCGATCCCATCGAGGACCCCTCCGAGCGCGCGCGGACGATCCTCGACCACCACCGCGAGCGAACCGGAAACGTCCTGGACGTCCTCGAGGAACACGGCCCAGCCGACGCCTGGACGGTCAGCGCTCACCTCTTTGGCGATCTCGAGGGGATCCACATCGTCCACGGCCCCGGCGAGGCCTACGCCCACCTCGATCACCTCCGCCACGAGGACGTCGTCGCGTACGACGACGGCGAGTACCGGCTGCTCGAGCGGCCGACCGATCTCGAGGCGCTCGTCTAG
- the gatB gene encoding Asp-tRNA(Asn)/Glu-tRNA(Gln) amidotransferase subunit GatB, with the protein MTAQTVQQGDLVTVIGLEVHVQLETDTKIFCGCSTDQTDDPNENVCPVCLGLPGALPVLNEAAVEGAVKVGKAIDADIPEETRFHRKNYYYPDLPKNFQITQYDEPICADGELEISVEGDRRTVTIERAHLEEDPGSLQHVGGGGGIDSAEYTLVDYNRAGTPLMEIVTAPDFRSPAEVRAFLAELEDVLEYLGVFEPERDGSLRIDANLSIIPAEEIEGEDATEIGPDALAAANRTEVKNISSHKGAQKALAYEETRQKNAIQRGRAVEQETRHWDESRGITVSMRSKEEEKDYRYFEEADLPPLRVSGWKEEIAIPELPSARRERFEAEYGLSEEAASKLTSTKQVADFYEDVAGEYDPDLAATWVADNLLGELNYRDMAITDIEGRLDEVTRLVELVAEDEITAKNARETVLRSMLDDGRTPDEVVAEEGLGKTGEDEVQRAVVEAVEENPDAVADYESGDDGAINFLVGQVMQKTGGSADPGDVNQLLRAELDD; encoded by the coding sequence ATGACTGCCCAGACCGTCCAGCAGGGCGACCTCGTCACCGTCATCGGGCTCGAGGTCCACGTCCAGCTGGAGACCGACACGAAGATCTTCTGTGGCTGTTCGACCGACCAGACCGACGATCCCAACGAGAACGTCTGTCCCGTCTGTCTCGGCCTGCCGGGTGCCCTCCCCGTCCTCAACGAGGCCGCCGTCGAGGGCGCGGTCAAGGTCGGGAAGGCGATCGACGCCGACATCCCCGAGGAGACCCGCTTCCACCGGAAGAACTACTACTACCCCGACCTGCCCAAGAACTTCCAGATCACCCAGTACGACGAGCCGATCTGTGCCGACGGCGAACTCGAGATCAGCGTCGAGGGCGACCGCCGCACGGTAACCATCGAGCGGGCCCACCTCGAGGAGGACCCCGGAAGTCTGCAACACGTCGGCGGTGGCGGCGGGATCGACTCCGCGGAGTACACGCTCGTCGACTACAACCGCGCGGGGACGCCGCTGATGGAGATCGTCACGGCGCCGGACTTCCGCAGCCCCGCCGAGGTGCGCGCGTTCCTGGCCGAACTCGAGGACGTCCTCGAGTATCTGGGCGTCTTCGAGCCCGAGCGGGACGGCAGCCTCCGGATCGACGCCAACCTCTCGATCATTCCCGCCGAGGAGATCGAGGGCGAGGACGCCACCGAGATCGGCCCGGACGCGCTCGCCGCGGCCAACCGCACCGAGGTCAAGAACATCTCGAGTCACAAGGGCGCCCAGAAGGCTCTGGCCTACGAGGAGACCCGCCAGAAGAACGCGATCCAGCGTGGCCGGGCCGTCGAGCAGGAGACCCGCCACTGGGACGAGTCGCGGGGGATCACGGTCTCGATGCGCTCGAAGGAAGAGGAGAAAGATTACCGGTACTTCGAGGAGGCCGACCTGCCGCCGCTGCGGGTCTCGGGCTGGAAAGAGGAGATCGCGATCCCGGAACTGCCCTCGGCCCGCCGCGAGCGCTTCGAAGCGGAGTACGGGTTGAGCGAGGAGGCCGCCTCGAAGCTCACCTCGACGAAACAGGTCGCGGACTTCTACGAGGACGTCGCCGGCGAGTACGACCCCGATCTGGCGGCGACGTGGGTCGCGGACAACCTGCTCGGCGAGCTCAACTACCGCGACATGGCGATTACGGACATCGAGGGGCGGCTCGACGAGGTCACGCGCCTGGTCGAGCTCGTCGCCGAGGACGAGATCACGGCGAAAAACGCCCGCGAGACGGTGCTGCGGTCGATGCTCGACGACGGCCGAACGCCGGACGAGGTCGTCGCCGAGGAAGGGCTGGGCAAAACCGGCGAGGACGAGGTCCAGCGGGCGGTCGTCGAGGCCGTCGAGGAGAACCCCGACGCGGTCGCGGACTACGAGTCGGGCGACGACGGCGCGATCAACTTCCTGGTCGGCCAGGTGATGCAAAAGACCGGCGGCAGCGCGGATCCGGGCGACGTCAACCAGCTGCTGCGGGCCGAGCTCGACGACTGA
- a CDS encoding LutC/YkgG family protein: MSVESVPAVERFAAALADLDVPITRTAPTEEAFEDALRTVVAEPDPEAVVGTPLPFGTVSLPGWVDDEPTPAVLESATTGVTAASLGIAEYGSVVLPGTPDGSEPVSLFPEHHVAVLRERDLVADMPTAIEQLGPQLRDGASAIVATGPSATADMGALVKGAHGPKAVHVVLIEDGATDSSDATDPIGGEDS; encoded by the coding sequence ATGAGCGTCGAATCTGTTCCCGCCGTCGAGCGGTTCGCGGCCGCGCTCGCCGACCTCGACGTCCCGATCACTCGCACGGCACCGACCGAAGAGGCGTTCGAGGACGCCCTCCGAACCGTCGTCGCCGAGCCCGATCCCGAGGCGGTCGTCGGAACACCCCTCCCGTTCGGGACGGTGTCGCTTCCCGGCTGGGTCGACGACGAGCCGACGCCGGCCGTCCTCGAGTCGGCGACAACCGGCGTCACCGCCGCGTCGCTCGGGATCGCGGAGTACGGCAGCGTCGTCCTCCCCGGGACGCCGGACGGATCCGAGCCGGTGAGCCTCTTTCCGGAACACCACGTCGCCGTGCTTCGGGAGCGTGATCTCGTCGCCGACATGCCGACGGCGATCGAGCAACTCGGCCCCCAGCTCCGGGACGGCGCCAGCGCGATCGTCGCGACCGGTCCCAGCGCGACCGCGGATATGGGGGCGCTCGTGAAAGGCGCCCACGGGCCGAAGGCGGTCCACGTCGTCCTGATCGAGGACGGCGCGACCGATTCGAGCGACGCGACGGACCCGATTGGGGGTGAGGACTCGTGA
- a CDS encoding LUD domain-containing protein — translation MSSDAREAKAARIRHLLETEGDAVEANTIKFNEGRYESVADLEEYERLKSEARAIKEDAIERLPELIEAVRETVEANGGTVYLADDAADANRYIREVADKTAADRLVKSKSMTSEELEVNEALEADGVDVVETDLGEWVLQVADEAPSHIVAPAIHRSEAEIAELFNAQFDPEEPLETAQELTMFARERLGEQIADADIGMTGANFITADSGSLVLVTSEGNARKTAVVPDTHVAVAGVEKIVPSVEDLSPFIELIGRSGTGQDITSYISLLTPPVDSPVVDFEDADVAFADRDDDREFHLVLIDNGRMAMREDDQLRETLYCIRCSACANTCANFQSVGGHAFGGETYSGGIATGWEAGVHGQDSAAEFNDLCTGCSRCVEACPVEIDIPWINTVVRDRINREDDGQFDFLVEGLTPDAEPGGVDLQKRLFGNYETLAKLGSATAPLSNWATTLGPVRTLMEKTVGVDSRRPLPEFERQTLVDWFEDRGPGVSAADAEREAVLYPDTYTNYIDVERGKAAVRVLEALDVHVRIPSVPGSGRAPLSQGMIETADETASRVYAGLAEHLDADRDVVVVEPSDLAMFHSEYEKLLPERSFERLRDGSYEVLEYVYGCLENGAEGSRLRTGDRGPELAYHSHCQQRTLGLDRYTRAVLERLGYDVLESDVECCGMAGSFGYKEQYYELSMDVGERLAAQFTTSEASDRLVVASGTSCEDQLEDLLSRDAVHPVEVLDPRSRHH, via the coding sequence GTGAGCAGCGACGCCCGCGAGGCGAAGGCAGCCCGGATTCGACACCTCCTCGAAACCGAGGGTGACGCCGTCGAGGCGAACACGATCAAGTTCAACGAGGGCCGCTACGAGTCGGTCGCCGATCTCGAGGAGTACGAACGGCTGAAATCGGAGGCGCGCGCGATCAAGGAGGACGCGATCGAGCGGCTCCCGGAGCTGATCGAGGCGGTTCGGGAGACCGTCGAGGCGAACGGCGGCACTGTCTACCTCGCCGACGACGCGGCCGACGCGAACCGCTACATCCGCGAGGTCGCGGACAAGACGGCGGCCGACCGCCTCGTCAAGTCCAAATCGATGACCAGCGAGGAGCTCGAGGTCAACGAAGCGCTCGAGGCCGACGGCGTTGACGTCGTCGAGACCGACCTCGGCGAGTGGGTGTTGCAGGTCGCCGACGAGGCGCCCTCTCACATCGTCGCACCGGCGATCCACAGGTCCGAGGCCGAGATCGCCGAGCTGTTCAACGCGCAGTTCGATCCCGAGGAACCCCTCGAGACCGCCCAGGAACTGACGATGTTCGCCCGCGAGCGGTTGGGAGAACAGATCGCCGACGCCGATATCGGAATGACGGGGGCGAACTTCATCACGGCCGACTCGGGCTCGCTCGTGCTCGTCACAAGCGAGGGCAACGCCCGAAAGACGGCCGTCGTTCCGGACACCCACGTCGCCGTCGCCGGGGTCGAGAAGATCGTCCCCTCCGTCGAGGACCTGTCCCCGTTCATCGAACTGATCGGCCGCTCCGGAACGGGCCAGGATATCACCTCCTACATCTCCCTGCTGACCCCGCCCGTCGACTCACCTGTCGTCGACTTCGAGGACGCCGACGTCGCGTTCGCCGACCGCGACGACGACCGGGAGTTCCACCTCGTGCTCATTGACAACGGCCGCATGGCGATGCGCGAGGACGACCAGCTCCGGGAGACGCTGTACTGCATCCGGTGTTCGGCCTGCGCGAACACGTGCGCGAACTTCCAGTCGGTCGGCGGCCACGCCTTCGGCGGCGAGACCTACTCCGGCGGGATCGCGACGGGCTGGGAGGCCGGCGTCCACGGCCAGGACTCCGCGGCGGAGTTCAACGACCTCTGTACCGGCTGCTCCCGGTGTGTCGAGGCCTGTCCCGTCGAGATCGACATTCCCTGGATCAACACCGTCGTCCGCGATCGGATCAACCGCGAGGACGACGGCCAGTTCGACTTCCTCGTCGAGGGGCTCACGCCCGACGCGGAACCCGGCGGCGTCGACCTCCAGAAGCGGCTGTTCGGCAACTACGAGACGCTCGCGAAGCTGGGCTCCGCGACCGCGCCGCTCTCGAACTGGGCGACGACGCTCGGTCCCGTGCGCACGCTCATGGAGAAGACGGTCGGCGTCGACAGCCGTCGCCCCCTCCCTGAGTTCGAACGGCAGACGCTGGTCGACTGGTTCGAGGACCGCGGCCCGGGGGTCTCGGCCGCCGACGCCGAGCGCGAAGCCGTGCTCTACCCGGACACCTACACCAACTACATCGACGTCGAACGCGGGAAGGCTGCCGTCCGCGTCCTCGAGGCCCTCGACGTCCACGTCAGGATTCCGTCGGTTCCCGGCAGCGGCCGCGCGCCGCTCTCCCAGGGGATGATCGAGACGGCCGACGAGACGGCGAGCCGGGTGTACGCCGGCCTCGCGGAGCACCTGGACGCGGATCGCGACGTCGTCGTCGTCGAACCCAGCGACCTCGCGATGTTTCACAGCGAGTACGAGAAGCTGCTGCCCGAGCGCTCGTTCGAACGGCTTCGGGATGGGAGCTACGAGGTGCTCGAGTACGTCTACGGCTGTCTCGAGAACGGCGCCGAGGGATCGCGACTGCGAACCGGCGACCGCGGTCCGGAGCTGGCCTACCACTCCCACTGCCAGCAACGGACGCTCGGACTGGACCGGTACACGCGGGCCGTCCTCGAGCGCCTCGGGTACGACGTCCTCGAGAGCGACGTGGAGTGTTGCGGGATGGCCGGCTCGTTCGGGTACAAGGAGCAGTACTACGAGCTGAGCATGGACGTCGGCGAGCGGCTGGCCGCCCAGTTCACGACGTCCGAGGCGAGCGATCGACTGGTCGTCGCGAGCGGGACCTCCTGTGAGGACCAGCTCGAGGACTTGCTCTCCCGCGACGCGGTGCACCCGGTCGAGGTGCTCGATCCTCGATCCCGCCACCACTGA